A window from Triticum aestivum cultivar Chinese Spring chromosome 6D, IWGSC CS RefSeq v2.1, whole genome shotgun sequence encodes these proteins:
- the LOC123140706 gene encoding ribosome-inactivating protein — MAGQAPEFTDSFGVQTDDYGDFIRIVRHHVIDYCSDKRGDGIVQPVLPPEKAVPSSWFHVVLGNTPASSVTLAIRMDNLYLVGFRTPAGVWWEFGKEGGARLIAGSTWLGFGGRYQDLIGQKGLDAVTLGRAQMAAAVDVLAKHGTTNALEEEEEGVHADPYAVPKTMLAKLVIMVCEGLRFLTVSGRVDREFDMAEVTITEIEGKQVNKWDRISAAVFKWAVDPTAPFPDLVALDVSNKTDAERIVVLVKDQTTHEE; from the coding sequence atggcCGGGCAAGCACCCGAGTTCACGGATTCCTTCGGCGTGCAGACCGACGACTACGGCGACTTCATCCGCATAGTCCGGCACCACGTGATCGACTACTGCAGCGACAAGCGCGGCGACGGCATCGTCCAGCCCGTGCTGCCGCCGGAGAAGGCGGTCCCGAGCAGCTGGTTCCACGTCGTCCTCGGAAACACGCCGGCCAGCTCCGTCACGCTCGCCATACGCATGGACAACCTCTACCTCGTGGGCTTCAGGACCCCGGCCGGGGTGTGGTGGGAGTTCGGCAAGGAGGGCGGCGCCCGTCTCATCGCCGGCTCCACCTGGCTCGGCTTCGGCGGCCGGTACCAGGACCTCATCGGCCAGAAGGGGCTGGACGCCGTCACGCTAGGCCGTGCCCAGATGGCCGCGGCGGTCGACGTCCTGGCGAAGCATGGCACCACCAACgcactggaggaggaggaggagggagtccACGCCGACCCGTACGCCGTGCCCAAGACCATGCTGGCGAAGCTGGTGATCATGGTGTGCGAGGGGCTGCGGTTCCTCACCGTCTCCGGCAGGGTGGACAGGGAGTTCGACATGGCGGAGGTGACCATCACCGAGATAGAGGGGAAGCAGGTGAACAAATGGGATAGGATCTCGGCGGCGGTGTTCAAGTGGGCCGTCGACCCGACTGCTCCGTTCCCCGACCTGGTTGCGTTGGACGTCAGCAATAAAACAGACGCGGAACGCATCGTCGTGCTCGTCAAGGATCAAACTACGCATGAGGAGTAG
- the LOC123142960 gene encoding uncharacterized protein, with the protein MEKAAGNQAGKVLKKGKKKQAKDELDRQKQAEKKRRRLEKALANSAAIISELEKKKQKKKEEQERLDEEGASIAEAVALHVLVGEDSDESRHLVLNKHRRCNDWDPSAGLDFTLDTQGAADIYSPGGLMCGNQAYASRGRWIDWGNAHPLPTWGEVRDLKASYYQGTCHQSTVACPGFMAAQAVSSLQIREDSSSPGQGVAAATVVNRMLGGANRLNLYREI; encoded by the coding sequence ATGGAGAAGGCTGCGGGCAATCAGGCAGGGAAAGTCttgaagaagggaaagaagaagcaGGCGAAGGATGAGCTGGACCGCCAGAAGCAGGCTGAGAAGAAGAGGCGTCGGCTGGAGAAAGCGCTCGCAAACTCTGCTGCCATCATCTCAGAgctggagaagaagaagcagaagaagaaagaGGAACAGGAAAGGCTGGACGAGGAAGGCGCTTCGATAGCCGAAGCAGTCGCTCTTCATGTTCTCGTAGGTGAGGACTCCGATGAATCCCGCCATCTGGTGCTGAACAAGCACAGAAGATGCAACGACTGGGACCCCTCGGCTGGTTTGGACTTCACTCTGGACACGCAAGGCGCAGCTGATATCTACTCCCCTGGTGGACTTATGTGCGGCAATCAAGCTTATGCTTCCAGGGGGAGGTGGATTGACTGGGGGAACGCGCATCCGCTGCCAACCTGGGGGGAAGTGAGGGACCTGAAAGCGTCCTACTACCAAGGAACGTGCCACCAGTCAACAGTCGCCTGCCCAGGCTTCATGGCTGCCCAGGCCGTCTCGTCGCTGCAGATCCGAGAAGACTCGTCCTCTCCAGGCCAGGGAGTCGCCGCCGCGACCGTCGTTAATAGGATGCTCGGCGGCGCCAACAGGCTCAACCTTTACAGGGAGATATGA
- the LOC100037558 gene encoding MADS-box protein SOC1, with product MAPSSPAAAAVAEGDEQQQQQIVAAAAAAKKGGGKRGRREMRRIEDATSRQVTFSKRRSGLLKKAFELGVLCDAEVALIVFSPRGRLYEYASAPDLQKTIDRYLNHTKGTSANEKTVEQPAAGVQMCRSEATALKHKIDAIEAYQRKLSGEGLGSCSAHELQELELQLEKSLSCIRQKKQQKMLDKILELKEKERKLLTENVVLREEYKALPLLELATAAAAERSPDGAGAEEAEEDERRLHYMEVETELVIGRPGSSS from the exons ATGGCGccgtcgtcgccggcggcggcggcggtggcggagggagacgagcagcagcagcagcagatcgtggcggcggcggcggcggccaagaagGGCGGCGGGAAGAGGGGCCGGCGCGAGATGCGGCGGATCGAGGACGCCACCAGCCGCCAGGTGACCTTCTCCAAGCGCCGGAGCGGGCTGCTCAAGAAGGCCTTCGAGCTGGGCGTCCTCTGCGACGCCGAGGTCGCCCTCATCGTCTTCTCCCCCCGCGGCCGCCTCTACGAGTACGCCTCCGCGCCAGA TTTGCAGAAAACGATTGATCGCTATCTGAACCACACAAAAGGGACATCTGCCAATGAGAAAACTGTTGAGCAACCAGCTGCTGGCGTCCAG ATGTGTAGATCCGAAGCTACCGCCTTGAAGCACAAGATAGACGCAATTGAGGCATACCAGAG GAAGCTATCTGGAGAAGGACTGGGGTCCTGTTCGGCCCATGAGCTGCAAGAGCTGGAGCTGCAGCTGGAGAAGAGCCTAAGCTGCATCCGGCAAAAGAAG CAACAGAAAATGCTGGATAAAATCTTGGAGCTGAAGGAGAAG GAGAGAAAGCTGTTGACGGAGAACGTGGTGCTCCGCGAGGAGTACAAGGCGCTGCCTCTGCTAGAGCtggccactgctgctgctgctgaaagATCGCCTGACGGCGCCGGAGCTGAAGAAGCTGAGGAGGACGAGCGGCGGCTGCATTACATGGAAGTGGAGACTGAGCTGGTCATTGGAAGGCCCGGGTCGTCTAGCTAG